The following is a genomic window from Pseudophryne corroboree isolate aPseCor3 chromosome 3, aPseCor3.hap2, whole genome shotgun sequence.
tgggcatgctgggatgtgtagtttcacaacatctggagagccacaggttggccaggcctgtacatAGACCTAAAATAGTTCATCCTATTAAAAGTCAATTTAGGAAAATAAATTGAAACACTCCACTAATTATAAAAACTGTTTACATTTAAAAATGGAGCCAAAACAGATTAAAACTCACAAATGGTAAGACGTTTTTCTTTACAATTCTTATCATTCCACTTTCCATTGGTATACATTTCTACACAAGACTCCACTCCTTTGTCATTGTTTGGCTCACCGGGACTCCAGTTTGAGTAAGTAATTATTTCACCACTTAGATATCTAAAAGTGCCTTTTGTCTGCATACTATTTATACCCAAAAATGGAGGGAACGAGTACTCTAAGGAGATGGCTAACACAGCTTGGTTCTCATTGACATTCCTTGGAGAAGCCAGCTGACCTCCTTTTTTGGCACAAGCCATCTTTCCATCATTATAATTCGCTTTATCACCATTTGAGACATAGATCTTTTCACCACTTGtggctcttcctttgaaaaatgtgaaGGCTGAAATCAAATAAAAAGGAAGAGTTTACTGGGTGATTCTAAATGTTATCCATTCTGAGGCTGTTGAATTCATTGTTTATCATGTTATGTTTAACAGTGTAATTATAATAAAACCATTAATAatgactatttatttatttaaacaatTAAGCAATAATATGGTATACAGACAAGTATGTACAGTATTTCAGAAAAAGATTTGGTTTTTCAATAATGTGTCCCCAAGACTCCTTGCTAGAAAGGAGCAAAACATTGGAGTGAAATGTTTATAAAAAGATACTGTaaagaccagttgttgcaaaaacaGTTGTTCTGTCCAACTGCTTCTTTGCAGGTTACATTGGTTACAGAACAAGTGCAAAGTGATGTTCAGTTTTATAACAGTTAGATGTTTTTGCCATTAGATCTCTGCAGGTTGAATTTATATGATTTTCCTGtaaacacatttaaaaaatgtagaacaaatgaAATGGATACTGTAAGTGTAACAAATTAAATAAAATGAGTGGTCATTGTCCAAAGTAATTCAAGCCTGAGGAGAAAAAGATAGTGGGAAATAGAATGGGGTTAGTGCGGTCTGTGGTCATACATCTACTGTATATAAAAGCAGATAAAACATTTGTTAAATAGAAAGCAAATATACAACACACATATCACAATTAAATGTATCTTCATTtattaactagttaccagcccgccaAATGATGGAAAAACATAACAGTACTGCAGTGatatgcggtgaggtcattggctggggaggcagtgagatatatatatatacatatatatatatatatactgcacctccCTGTACCTGCagcccaagtgatctgggggtgaactgcccagtcacttcccacccgGTCCAACCCCCCCCTCCCTTTCTGACCTGGGTGGTCCTGGGCTCCAGGTCCGGGAGAGTATAGCTGCATGGGAGGGCAGATGAGGAGAAGGGAGAGGTAAGAGCGCTGCCCGCCGCCGCACGCTCTCTATCTCTGGGGTTCCCGCTGGCTCCATCCACATCAGTAACACTGGGTCCTGCTGGCTCcagggctgccgctgctgtagtgacagctcCACGGTAGCTGGTCCCGGGTCCCGCCTCCGCTTTACCCCGCCatgtgattggaccagcagatCTAGCACTATATCCGCTGTCCAataacatctgcctcgctgacaggggtggGTTTCccttgtcaacgaggcacttgcataagtgccgctttcccctctgttttaatgggcttttacagccagcGCTTTGCCCTGCCCCCCCTCGCTTTAACCTGTCCCTATTgtaaacgggaggcactgctatcagtgcctcccaaacgacTTTTAAGCACTGAAATGGATAGGATAATacaaagaaattacttatgacacagaatatgtgtcataagtattttctttatattattttaatcattaaagacaggggaggcactgcctcccctgactgcacgtccctgcagtaaTGTCATTGCCAGTGGCTGTGTGTGCCCAAATGGAGCAGctgttgaattgctccatcaggcgccatctagtggtcgTTGTTGCACAAAATGGTTGGATTCCCCCAAAAGAGGTAAGGACAGGTGTGTCAGAAGGGGGGTCCGGCCCTAGCCCGGGTGTCACCCTCGGAGAGGGTGCTGGCTTCTTGAGCTTCCAGGAGCTGATACAGACACATGCTCAGAGAACACCCGGAAGTAAGGCggttatatacagatggagccccgcTAATCGTCGCTCCATCTGCAACTGAGTGTGCCTGGCAAGGTGGATTGCTGGGCACAAATGGGACGCGCGTCATTCACATTtaaagtgaatgggagcatctctgtgtgcTCCCCAGCATGCCTGGGCGCAGGTGCGCCGAGGCATGCGGGGCTACCCCGCCTGTGATGTAGCCACGctcgatgagcgtggctccatctgtatatcataAATATAATTTtagattatattataatatatatatatatatatatatatatatatatatatactgcacgtcCGGCACTCTGGGGAATACAGCTGTTAGTttatgtgctccggtgccctcttacCAGACATAACAAGTGACAATACCATGGTGTTTTATGAATATTTAATCTTATTATAGTTGCTTATTTCTTGCCATGGTTATGTGTCCTTTCAGCGCGCATCCAGCTGACAGGAGTTGGGTGTCATAATTTCCAGGAGCGGAAGCAATGGACCCAGCGGCCGAATGTGTGGAGGAGGTATGGCCTGGAGGTACCAAGGCGGTAAGGTATTTATATCATGTATTGTTTTGTACTCACTGTTCTTGATCCTGAGTAAGGGGAGTGTGTCTCCAAAATGTAGATCACATTAAATTAGTTTTTCTTCACAAAACTGGTGAGTCCCTGAGTGCCACTGTAATTGCATGCTGTTTTGGGGAACGTGGTTCTACCATGGAAGGTACTGGAGCAAGTAAGCTCTTTGGAGAACAATGATTGCCAGATCTTTGACTccgtattatatgtatatatatatatatatatatgaattggagAAGGGACGGCTCTCATAAAACTTATATATGAACAAGTCTTGCTTTTAATCAAAGTCTACATTCTGGGGCTTTGTGACCCCCTTCATCAGCACCACGAAACGTAGACTTGGATTAAAAGCACAATTTAGTCATATTTACTGCTTTAAGTCTCATGAGTGCTGCCTCTTCTCCCATTCATGCATACTTAGGGGTGCAATCCCTTTAGAAGGGCAATGGAGCAAAGATATACCCGGATGGGTTACCGGAGTGCCGGGGCACTTGGATGAATATATATGTAGAGAAATACAAACTTACCCAAAACTTCCCAGCTAGGTTCTTCCTGCCGGACTCAGATATGAAATTGAGGTAAAACACAGAAATCCCGACATTGGATCTCTGTGTTTTGGTTCAGAAAGCTTCCTCTGTTGGATCCAATCAGCGGCCGTTACCACGATAACATGTTGCTGGTTGGCTGTTAATGACTGTCCCCCGGGGAAGAAGGGAGCAAGTGCCAGTGAGGATATGTGTCTGCCGGAGGAGAGCCTACCAGGTCCTAGCAATAGGGGTGTTCTGTCTCCTCACCCTGAGCTCCCCTCCCCCATCTTGTGCCTCCTGAGCATCCCCCTTACCCTGTGTTGCCCTGAGCTCCACTTGCCCATCCTGTGCCCCATTGAACATCCTCCCAACCCTGTGCCCCCTTGAATGTCCTCCAAAACCCTGTGCCTCTTGAGCGCCTCCTTTATCACTATAGAGCCCATGGTGTCAGAGATCCCCTACTGTGCAGGAATCGattatgcatgaggtggcaaccctagtatgTGCTGGTGCAATGCAGCGTAACCCTGCATGTGCTTGAAAATATACAGTGCggtataaccctgtgtgtgtgtgtgtgtgtgtgtgttctggcaCAGTGCAGGGAAGGGAAGGAAAGGAGGAATGATGACGAGGAATGAGGAGGAGGAAGGCATCTACAATGGTATAAATGGCTCttctgtggcgtaaggtgtataaccggttctactgtagtgtaacatgtataaggagtactactgtagaTTGTAAGTTTTCaaaagcagggccttcttacctcatGTGCCTTtgtttttcttacttacactatcttatactccatactccttttgatggcacctaacccctgattatctatacctgtcctatattgtcttgaactgtaagtgttgttttcttgtttgctcatttgattatgtactgtgtaatgggcgctgcggatcccttatggcaccatataaataaaggataataataataataataataataatactgtgagGCGCAATGTGCATAAAGGGCTCTTTCAGTGTcgtaacatgtataaatggctctactgttgtgtaacaagtataaggggtactacttgtggtgtaatgtgaataacggaaaatactgtgtggtgtaatgtgaataacaggcactactgtgtgatgtacagtaATATGCAATGTGCCGtgtatttgtgctgctgctctgacaCTTAATTTAACCAGCCAGCTCATTGCAgcttttggccaatattggtgaagagTTGAAAAAAATATTGGGAGCTGTTTAGTGGTCAAACTTGACCGGAAATTaaagttaataatactctaggcccAAATACAATACCTAAATCGGATGaggaattagaatcaaaaccagcaaaaatggtccggtgcacatctctctctctctctctctctctctctctatatatatatatgtagatgtaAACCAAAATCAAACAATTTTACTAGGGCTCACAAACCTGTTTGCTGCTGTGTTAATTTTGATTGCAATGTATTAACTCTTCCATCCAGACTTGTCAGTTGCGCTGTAAGAGCCTGGAGTGCTGAGAATAATAGTGCTTATTAATAGCTTTATATCAAAACATCAATGAAActttgtatgacatactgtagagtCTACAATTAATAAACAATTTTCATTACATTTGATTTACTTTGATTGATGATactttattttataaaaaaaactaaaacaataTGAACCTCCTCGTGCCTTTATGTGCTGGTCCTTTaggcactttatatatatatatatatatatatatatatatatatatatgttgtagacTGGACCGGCACTCTCCTGGCTTGCTCtattaccccggtgccttctgagacAAACTTGCAGAATCCCAaaatgaagacagcggcactcgaggatttaaatgtatgaaaaagtgtaatcaaagcatacaggtagccaacgtttcggggctcagatGCCCTTTTGTCAAAGGGGCATGtgaaccccgaaacgttggctacctgtatgctttgattacactttttcatacatttaaatcctcgagtgccgctgtcttcattttgggattctatatatatatatatatatatacctgaccACGGttgaaatatctatctatctatctatctatctatctatttatctatctatctatctattgaacCTGGATAAATGGGACCTGGATTAGTAGTAAACCTCTATTACAGGGACTAATTGTGAGGTCCCAGCATTTTGTGCACCAAAAAATTTCTGTTGGTGAGACTAACCTATTAGTGCCGtttattaacctctataaatgaCACATCTATCTTAGAACCTCTGTAACTAGGATTAGTACAGGTTTTAACAAGTCTCTACTTCCGCTCAGTGATGCCAGAAGGGACACGGAAACCAAGCATGTACATAATGTACTTATTTTTATTTAGCATTTAGGCACTTCTATAAGTGAAACAAGTACTGTTTGAACCTACATAAGTGAGAACCTCTATAAGTGAGACAAACACTTTTTGAACCTGGATAAGTGAGAAACCGGATAAGTGAGATATCTCCTTTAGTGTGACTAAAGGTGCTGTCCCTTAGGTCCCGCTTAACCAGGTTCAACTGTACATAGTTTAGCACTAATGAGATAGCAATTGACATGT
Proteins encoded in this region:
- the LOC135057583 gene encoding pulmonary surfactant-associated protein D-like yields the protein MQTLQVFCGLLCLSLVLSGTQICNDPDNNAYSIITCGAPGKDGLPGKDGKNGLNGENGEQGQPGQSGPQGIAGPPGAKGEKGPSGQKGEKGDCDTSALQALTAQLTSLDGKTNALQSKLTQQQTALQALTAQLTSLDGRVNTLQSKLTQQQTAFTFFKGRATSGEKIYVSNGDKANYNDGKMACAKKGGQLASPRNVNENQAVLAISLEYSFPPFLGINSMQTKGTFRYLSGEIITYSNWSPGEPNNDKGVESCVEMYTNGKWNDKNCKEKRLTICEF